From the genome of Dehalococcoidia bacterium, one region includes:
- a CDS encoding type II toxin-antitoxin system RelE/ParE family toxin — protein MPYIIEFSARARRQFAALPRRTQQRLQPHIDALAENSRPVGVKKMAGGESEYRIRVGSYRVVYEIRDRVLIVYVVAVGDRRDVYRGPR, from the coding sequence ATGCCCTATATCATCGAGTTCTCCGCGAGAGCACGGCGCCAGTTCGCGGCGCTACCCCGTCGGACTCAGCAGCGTCTTCAGCCTCATATCGACGCGCTTGCGGAGAATTCGCGGCCGGTCGGTGTCAAGAAGATGGCCGGCGGCGAGAGCGAGTACCGGATTCGGGTCGGCAGCTATCGCGTGGTTTATGAGATTCGTGATCGTGTGCTTATCGTCTACGTCGTCGCTGTCGGAGATCGGCGCGACGTCTATCGCGGGCCACGCTGA
- a CDS encoding type II toxin-antitoxin system prevent-host-death family antitoxin produces MDEQQTDREEERQLGTESMSIDELRGQLDAVIDRVVRDWERVVLTRCGEQLVAIIPAEELRWIEEFEDRREAEMAAEAREEAKGQPTIPWEQIKEELGL; encoded by the coding sequence ATGGACGAGCAACAGACCGACCGCGAAGAGGAACGGCAGCTCGGCACCGAGTCGATGAGCATCGACGAGTTGCGCGGCCAGCTCGACGCCGTGATCGACCGCGTCGTGCGGGACTGGGAGCGCGTGGTGCTGACGCGTTGCGGCGAGCAACTGGTCGCGATCATCCCGGCCGAGGAGCTGCGCTGGATCGAGGAGTTCGAGGACCGCCGCGAGGCCGAGATGGCGGCCGAAGCGCGCGAGGAGGCGAAGGGCCAGCCGACGATTCCGTGGGAGCAGATTAAGGAAGAGTTGGGGCTCTGA
- a CDS encoding type II toxin-antitoxin system RelE/ParE family toxin: MKYRVEIDPHARRTFRRLPPQTQDRILRGLNELKEDPRPHGVVKLTDRRGAYRIRVGDYRVVYEIHDRVLLVLVIEIDHRRDVYR; encoded by the coding sequence GTGAAGTACCGAGTCGAGATTGACCCCCACGCGAGGCGGACCTTTCGCCGGCTCCCGCCGCAGACGCAAGACCGCATTCTCCGAGGGCTCAATGAATTGAAGGAGGATCCGCGTCCTCATGGCGTGGTCAAGCTGACGGATCGTCGCGGCGCGTACCGAATTCGCGTCGGGGACTATCGCGTCGTCTACGAGATTCATGACCGCGTGCTGCTGGTGCTCGTGATCGAGATCGACCATCGCCGCGACGTGTACCGCTGA
- a CDS encoding type II toxin-antitoxin system Phd/YefM family antitoxin, translating into MMHAEADNLDDNIPTSDAVLVSTADARNQFGDLINRVAYGREHIVLTRRGKELVAIIPVEELRWMEEFENRRDLELIDRILADPQREPPISLEELEAELAAERAAEQAAARTRE; encoded by the coding sequence ATGATGCACGCTGAGGCAGACAACCTGGACGACAACATCCCCACGTCGGACGCCGTCCTCGTCTCAACGGCGGACGCCCGCAACCAGTTCGGCGACCTGATCAACCGCGTCGCCTACGGCCGCGAGCACATCGTGCTCACCCGCCGCGGCAAGGAACTCGTGGCGATCATCCCGGTGGAAGAGCTGCGTTGGATGGAGGAGTTCGAGAACCGCCGCGACCTCGAACTGATCGACCGCATACTCGCCGACCCGCAGCGGGAGCCGCCCATCTCGCTCGAAGAGCTGGAGGCCGAGCTAGCCGCCGAGCGAGCCGCCGAGCAGGCTGCGGCGCGGACCAGGGAGTGA